A genomic region of Dermacentor andersoni chromosome 9, qqDerAnde1_hic_scaffold, whole genome shotgun sequence contains the following coding sequences:
- the LOC126528165 gene encoding uncharacterized protein, with the protein MADTVINEGHTQDTDVKEFFRKGLQRLGPDDEVNPAGVTDESIQQGADLEYTEKLSQKDAGVLRRLLSSGIPVRKLSIFEISHSAFKIAFENLEECPSLQEVLLEIDCKGKDLGIHLCGAFKSLRSLDLRCDNTGSGFAKEIARYIHENKSLRELSLWNSCGGDEGAAALIEVLTMNETLKRFTLAAMELSSNTLIGFVKMLASNSTLELVDLFDVCPAEKDQVSRLLETELYASAFKRLLILWPEQLLPQVTRLLRQQACNPELSVSVTSSVDEVVLREFFDAVAADTTLRMLHFYPSEDLFDALADGIASVVKRTNTLREIRNLMRVQNGKEHQLISILEALKENRCVTNFTMYIESLTAEIATSLSELLAVNNTLNDVAICEYWGILPDQVETILQGLRKNYTLTGLMVSWDPDDSDGISEMEELLKRNIRLQKKAAEFVISGSGDVSDVEGEDAFKKLHSSAGLVEKVRELTGKTTEAALEEIQSAFARLSA; encoded by the coding sequence ATGGCCGACACAGTCATTAATGAAGGCCACACCCAGGATACCGATGTTAAGGAGTTTTTCCGGAAAGGACTCCAAAGGCTTGGACCCGACGACGAAGTGAACCCTGCCGGCGTGACCGATGAGAGCATACAACAAGGCGCTGACCTCGAATACACCGAGAAGCTTTCACAGAAGGATGCTGGCGTGCTCCGGCGGTTGTTGAGCTCAGGAATTCCCGTGAGGAAGCTCTCTATATTCGAAATCTCGCACAGCGCGTTCAAGATTGCTTTCGAAAACCTCGAAGAATGCCCTTCGCTGCAAGAAGTCCTCCTTGAAAttgactgcaaaggcaaagacTTAGGCATACATCTTTGTGGCGCATTTAAAAGTCTGCGCTCGTTAGACTTGCGCTGCGACAACACAGGGAGTGGATTCGCGAAGGAGATCGCACGCTATATCCATGAGAACAAGTCGCTGAGAGAACTCAGCCTCTGGAACTCGTGTGGTGGCGACGAAGGTGCCGCAGCTCTCATCGAAGTGTTAACCATGAACGAAACCCTCAAGAGGTTCACCTTAGCTGCGATGGAGCTATCTTCGAACACCTTGATCGGCTTCGTCAAGATGCTAGCATCCAACTCGACGTTGGAGCTCGTGGACCTTTTCGACGTGTGTCCCGCGGAAAAGGACCAAGTGTCGCGTCTGTTGGAGACGGAACTGTACGCGAGCGCCTTCAAGAGGCTTCTCATCCTGTGGCCCGAGCAACTTCTTCCGCAAGTCACGAGGCTTCTTCGTCAACAAGCGTGCAATCCAGAGCTGTCCGTCAGCGTCACTTCCTCGGTCGACGAGGTCGTTCTTCGGGAATTCTTCGATGCCGTGGCAGCAGACACGACGCTTCGCATGCTCCACTTTTACCCGAGCGAGGACCTATTCGATGCACTCGCGGACGGCATCGCTTCCGTAGTGAAGCGTACGAACACACTCCGGGAAATTCGCAACCTTATGCGTGTGCAAAACGGTAAGGAGCACCAGCTTATCAGCATCCTCGAGGCATTGAAAGAGAACCGTTGCGTAACGAATTTCACAATGTATATCGAGTCGCTGACTGCGGAAATAGCGACATCCCTGTCTGAGTTACTCGCTGTGAACAATACATTGAATGACGTGGCCATCTGCGAGTACTGGGGAATCTTGCCCGACCAGGTAGAAACCATCCTGCAGGGTTTGAGGAAAAACTACACCTTGACAGGTCTCATGGTTTCTTGGGACCCTGATGACTCCGATGGAATCAGCGAGATGGAAGAGCTTTTGAAGAGGAACATCCGTCTTCAAAAGAAGGCGGCGGAGTTCGTGATTTCGGGTAGTGGCGACGTCAGCGATGTGGAAGGCGAGGATGCTTTCAAGAAGCTGCATTCAAGCGCTGGCCTTGTGGAGAAGGTGCGGGAGCTTACCGGCAAGACCACAGAGGCAGCGTTAGAAGAAATACAGTCAGCTTTCGCTCGCTTATCTGCGTGA
- the LOC140212776 gene encoding uncharacterized protein, translating into MDEGVRKEADTHDTDVYEFFRKGLEQHRHHQYPQFRHHQDPKNPAGASSESAQRGVELTYAEALSDEDVGVLRRMLSTGPPVKKICIWQMTLNAFRIAFDDFRGCSSLEALQVRRIECGSEDCSIKLSGLFSSLRSLDLRCENIGTVFAKEIASYLRENKTLTKFSLWYSCGGDEGAAALVEALSVNETLKRFTLAQMSLSSVILIRFAEVLASNSTLEVVELFDVCLAEPDQVQRLLDTGRYASAFKRLRFLWPEHLLPLLTRLLREQACHPELSVSVTSSVDDVVLREFFDAVAEDTTVRVLHFYPGETTFDALARGIDSVVKRTTTLREIANLMGVELGKERQLVSILDSLKENRSVDTFIMHAKCLTAEIATSLSELLAVNNTLNNVAVCEDFEILPDHVETIVQGLRNNYTLTGLLVYWDPYDPDAISEIEELLKRNVCLQKKAAEFVISGSGDVSDVEGADALKKLHSSAGLVEKVRELTGKTREAALEEIQSALARLSP; encoded by the coding sequence ATGGACGAAGGAGTCCGCAAAGAGGCTGACACCCACGACACTGATGTTTACGAGTTTTTTAGGAAAGGGCTCGAACAGCACCGGCACCATCAGTATCCACAGTTCCGGCACCATCAAGATCCGAAGAACCCTGCCGGTGCGAGCAGTGAGAGCGCCCAACGAGGCGTTGAGCTCACGTACGCCGAGGCGCTTTCAGATGAGGACGTTGGCGTGCTTCGTCGCATGTTAAGCACAGGCCCGCCCGTGAAGAAGATTTGTATATGGCAAATGACACTGAACGCGTTCCGGATCGCATTTGATGACTTCCGAGGCTGCTCTTCGCTCGAAGCACTGCAAGTGCGTCGCATTGAATGCGGAAGCGAAGATTGCAGCATAAAACTTTCCGGATTGTTCAGCAGCCTGcgttctttggacttgcgatgcGAGAACATAGGTACTGTATTTGCGAAAGAAATTGCGAGCTATCTGCGAGAGAACAAGACACTTACGAAATTTAGCCTTTGGTACTCCTGCGGCGGCGACGAGGGTGCTGCAGCGCTCGTCGAAGCATTATCGGTGAACGAAACGCTGAAGAGGTTCACCTTGGCGCAGATGAGTTTATCGTCGGTGATCTTGATTCGCTTCGCCGAGGTGCTGGCATCCAACTCAACACTAGAGGTGGTGGAGCTTTTCGACGTGTGTCTCGCGGAACCGGACCAAGTGCAGCGTTTGCTGGACACGGGACGGTACGCGAGCGCCTTCAAGAGGCTTCGATTCCTGTGGCCCGAGCATCTCCTTCCGCTACTGACGAGGCTCCTTCGGGAACAAGCGTGCCATCCAGAGCTTTCCGTCAGCGTCACTTCCTCGGTCGACGACGTCGTTCTTCGGGAATTCTTTGATGCCGTGGCCGAGGACACGACTGTCCGCGTGCTCCACTTTTACCCGGGCGAGACAACATTCGACGCACTCGCGCGCGGCATCGATTCTGTAGTGAAGCGTACGACGACGCTCCGGGAAATCGCCAACCTCATGGGCGTGGAACTCGgcaaagagcggcaacttgtcaGCATCCTCGATTCCTTGAAAGAGAACCGCTCTGTCGACACCTTCATAATGCACGCCAAATGCCTGACTGCGGAAATAGCGACGTCCCTGTCGGAGTTACTCGCTGTGAACAATACGTTGAATAACGTGGCCGTATGCGAGGATTTTGAAATCTTGCCCGACCACGTAGAAACCATCGTGCAGGGTTTGAGGAATAACTACACCTTGACAGGTCTCCTGGTTTACTGGGACCCTTATGACCCCGATGCAATTAGCGAGATAGAAGAGCTTTTGAAGAGGAACGTTTGTCTTCAAAAGAAGGCGGCGGAGTTCGTGATTtcggggagtggtgacgtcagTGACGTGGAAGGAGCGGATGCTTTGAAGAAGCTGCACTCAAGCGCTGGCCTTGTAGAGAAGGTGCGGGAGCTTACCGGCAAGACCAGAGAGGCAGCGTTAGAAGAAATACAGTCAGCTTTAGCTCGCTTATCTCCGTGA